In Trichocoleus desertorum NBK24, the following are encoded in one genomic region:
- a CDS encoding branched-chain amino acid transaminase: MHNFLPIAYFRNQFVPFGEANLSIATHALHYGTGAFGGLRGIPDPQNDQQFLLFRLDAHCKRLSSSARFLHYDLPADKIQQILVDFVKKNRPTTSFYIRPFVYTSDLGIAPRLHNIEKDFFVYGLELGDYLSPEGVSCRISSWYRQEDRSLPLRGKISGAYITSSLAKTEAVESGFDEAILMNSQGKVSEASGMNIFVVRNGKIITPGFDQDILEGITRDSILTVARDLGIEVVERSLDKSELFAADEVFLSGTAAKITPVKRVENYHLSTERPITEKLRDKLTAITENRDPNYQDWVFPISV; the protein is encoded by the coding sequence ATGCATAACTTTCTGCCCATCGCTTACTTTAGAAACCAGTTTGTGCCCTTTGGGGAAGCCAACCTTTCGATCGCAACTCACGCCCTACATTACGGAACTGGTGCGTTTGGTGGCTTAAGAGGCATTCCTGATCCTCAGAATGATCAACAGTTCTTGTTGTTCCGCTTGGATGCCCACTGCAAAAGATTAAGTAGTAGTGCTAGGTTTCTCCATTACGATTTACCAGCCGACAAAATCCAGCAAATTTTAGTTGATTTCGTTAAAAAAAATAGGCCGACTACTTCCTTTTATATTCGTCCCTTTGTTTATACTTCTGACTTAGGAATTGCTCCTAGACTGCACAATATTGAAAAAGACTTTTTTGTTTATGGCTTAGAGTTGGGAGATTATTTATCTCCGGAAGGCGTGAGCTGCCGCATTAGCTCTTGGTATCGCCAAGAAGACCGCAGCTTACCGTTGCGTGGCAAGATTAGCGGTGCATACATCACTTCTTCTCTAGCTAAAACTGAAGCAGTGGAATCTGGCTTTGATGAAGCGATTTTGATGAATTCTCAGGGCAAAGTCAGCGAAGCTTCAGGCATGAATATCTTTGTGGTGAGAAATGGCAAAATCATTACGCCAGGATTTGACCAAGATATTCTGGAAGGTATCACCAGAGACAGCATTTTAACCGTTGCCCGTGACTTAGGCATTGAAGTGGTTGAGCGATCGCTCGACAAATCGGAGTTGTTTGCTGCTGATGAAGTATTTCTCAGCGGTACTGCGGCTAAGATTACCCCTGTCAAGCGAGTCGAGAATTATCACTTATCTACCGAACGACCCATCACAGAAAAACTTAGAGACAAACTAACTGCTATTACCGAAAACCGCGATCCAAACTACCAAGATTGGGTGTTTCCTATTTCTGTGTAA
- a CDS encoding ROK family protein, which yields MRTLAVDIGGSGVKVMVLDEAGHALTERSRVETPQPPIPDAVIAAIAQLTESQGEFDRVSVGFPGVVRNGVTATAVNLDPSWIGFDLATGLSQRLTKPVRVINDADMQGMGAIAGKGVELVITLGTGFGSALFVNGHLVPNLEMGHHEFRNEETYEQQLGREALDRVGKKKWNRRLEKAIASLEHLFNYDALYIGGGNTDKIAFELPANVKIVPNVTGLFGGIALWRDVSDQLP from the coding sequence ATGCGAACACTAGCAGTAGACATTGGCGGCAGTGGTGTCAAGGTGATGGTGTTGGATGAGGCGGGCCATGCGCTAACCGAGCGATCGCGGGTGGAAACGCCTCAACCTCCTATTCCAGATGCCGTAATTGCGGCGATCGCCCAGTTAACCGAGAGCCAAGGTGAGTTCGATCGCGTTTCTGTGGGCTTTCCTGGTGTGGTGCGGAATGGGGTGACGGCAACGGCTGTGAATCTTGACCCTAGCTGGATTGGTTTTGATCTGGCAACTGGATTATCTCAGCGTTTAACTAAACCTGTGCGGGTAATCAATGATGCTGATATGCAAGGTATGGGCGCGATCGCAGGTAAAGGGGTAGAACTTGTGATCACCCTGGGTACTGGCTTCGGCTCGGCTCTGTTTGTCAATGGTCATTTGGTGCCCAACCTGGAGATGGGACATCATGAGTTTCGCAATGAGGAAACCTACGAGCAACAGTTAGGCAGAGAAGCGCTCGATCGTGTGGGGAAAAAGAAGTGGAACCGTCGCTTAGAAAAGGCGATCGCGTCTTTAGAGCATTTGTTTAATTATGATGCACTCTACATCGGCGGCGGCAATACTGACAAAATCGCCTTTGAGTTACCCGCCAATGTCAAAATTGTTCCCAATGTGACTGGTCTTTTTGGTGGCATTGCTTTGTGGCGTGATGTGTCTGATCAACTGCCCTAA
- a CDS encoding DMT family protein, whose product MLKPVVLLLVSNIFMTFAWYGHLKDLKAAPLWIAIVASWAIAFFEYCFQVPANRIGITYFSLPQLKVLQEIITMLVFAGFSVAYMKVPLTRNYFFAAMLLAGAAYLIFSEKPQR is encoded by the coding sequence ATGCTCAAACCAGTCGTGCTTTTGCTGGTCTCCAATATCTTTATGACCTTCGCTTGGTATGGTCATTTGAAAGATCTCAAGGCGGCTCCGCTTTGGATCGCGATTGTTGCTAGTTGGGCGATCGCTTTTTTTGAATACTGTTTCCAGGTACCCGCCAACCGCATCGGTATAACCTATTTCAGTCTGCCCCAACTCAAAGTGTTGCAGGAAATTATCACGATGCTGGTGTTCGCAGGATTTAGCGTGGCTTACATGAAGGTGCCTCTGACCCGTAACTATTTCTTTGCAGCCATGCTCCTTGCAGGTGCAGCCTACCTAATCTTCAGCGAAAAACCACAACGTTAG
- a CDS encoding HNH endonuclease — MDLENKKLEELFNLADKIGKQRYHRLTEQDLEDYKKFDRWRYVNGRSECGTTKESQDWVRDNSDWHCPICEARFSECGGRTIDHKLPRAQYPWLSMDFKNLWVICRDCNLEKGEKHWFEYEHYMMIHHPQLLPAIQSARPTQLLKSLKE; from the coding sequence GTGGACTTAGAGAACAAAAAGCTTGAGGAACTCTTTAACCTGGCTGACAAGATTGGTAAACAGCGTTATCACAGGTTGACCGAGCAAGACTTGGAAGATTACAAAAAATTCGATCGCTGGCGATATGTTAACGGTCGTAGCGAGTGTGGAACGACTAAAGAAAGTCAAGACTGGGTAAGAGATAACTCAGATTGGCATTGCCCAATTTGTGAAGCTAGATTCTCGGAGTGTGGTGGCAGAACGATTGACCACAAATTGCCTAGGGCGCAGTATCCTTGGCTATCAATGGACTTCAAGAATCTTTGGGTGATTTGTAGAGATTGCAACCTAGAGAAAGGTGAGAAGCATTGGTTTGAGTATGAGCACTATATGATGATTCATCACCCTCAGCTTTTACCTGCCATTCAATCTGCACGTCCTACTCAATTGCTGAAGTCTTTGAAGGAATAA